From Myotis daubentonii chromosome 15, mMyoDau2.1, whole genome shotgun sequence, one genomic window encodes:
- the LOC132216319 gene encoding galactoside 2-alpha-L-fucosyltransferase SEC1-like has product MGSWTARPSFSTIFFFFFVFVVSVIFHCHQRLALVPAPWASRGLVVLGPRHLPQGGMWTINSQGRLGNQMGQYATLYALAKMNGRPAFIPAQMHSALAPIFRISLPVLHGAAASRIPWRNYPLNDWMEEQYRHLPWEYVRLTGYPCSWTFYHHLRPEILREFTLHDHVREAAQRFLRGLQATRAPRLTFVGVHVRRGDYVRVMPRVWKGVLADRGYLRQALDWFRARHPAPVFVVTSDDMAWCRRNINSSLWDVVFAGDGRQGSPAKDFALLTQCNHTVFTVGTFGVWAAYLAGGDAVYLANFTLPHSRFRTIFKPQAAFLPQWVGIAANLGPAGENSP; this is encoded by the coding sequence ATGGGATCCTGGACCGCTCGCCCTTCCTTCTCcaccatcttcttcttcttcttcgtctttGTGGTGTCGGTCATCTTCCACTGCCACCAGCGCCTGGCCCTGGTGCCCGCCCCCTGGGCCTCCCGCGGCCTCGTGGTCCTGGGCCCCAGGCACCTCCCCCAGGGGGGCATGTGGACCATCAACTCCCAAGGCCGCCTGGGCAACCAGATGGGCCAGTACGCCACGCTGTACGCCCTGGCCAAGATGAACGGGCGGCCGGCCTTCATCCCCGCCCAGATGCACAGCGCGCTGGCGCCCATCTTCAGGATCTCCCTGCCGGTGCTGCACGGCGCCGCGGCCAGCAGGATCCCCTGGCGCAACTACCCCCTCAACGACTGGATGGAGGAGCAGTACCGCCACCTCCCCTGGGAGTACGTGCGCCTCACGGGCTACCCCTGCTCCTGGACCTTCTACCACCACCTGCGCCCCGAGATCCTGCGCGAGTTCACGCTGCACGACCACGTGCGGGAGGCGGCGCAGCGGTTCCTCCGGGGCCTGCAGGCCACGCGAGCCCCACGGCTGACCTTCGTGGGTGTCCACGTGCGCCGCGGGGACTACGTCCGCGTCATGCCGCGGGTGTGGAAGGGCGTGCTGGCCGACCGCGGGTACCTGCGACAGGCCCTGGATTGGTTCCGGGCCCGCCACCCTGCCCCCGTCTTCGTGGTCACCAGCGACGACATGGCCTGGTGCCGGCGGAACATCAACAGCTCCCTCTGGGACGTGGTGTTCGCGGGCGACGGTCGCCAGGGCTCCCCCGCCAAGGACTTCGCGCTGCTCACGCAGTGCAACCACACCGTCTTCACCGTGGGCACCTTCGGGGTCTGGGCCGCCTACCTTGCAGGAGGGGACGCCGTCTACCTGGCCAACTTCACCCTGCCCCACTCCCGCTTCCGCACGATCTTCAAGCCACAGGCAGCCTTCCTGCCCCAGTGGGTGGGCATTGCTGCCAACCTTGGGCCTGCTGGAGAAAACAGCCCCTAG